A stretch of the Conexivisphaerales archaeon genome encodes the following:
- a CDS encoding glycosyltransferase family 4 protein, with product MRIVILTREFPPEGENYGMARLYYRLAKYLSDRDHEVHVVTQAYKRSYLWRDGNILVHRIAPVSKEFQRGSILGRIRFQILATLYLHRLIKKYNIDVIDSQYFFAESFPYVLFKSRPIVLHYIASSIQHIKAYSFFSLLELAKLSLSHMLETFCSFFADVIIANSNFSRRELQQSFVMRLLTTRIVEVMENRLDTSLFIPGSKVEARTKLGLPQNMKIVLFVNRLTPRKGVMTLLEAMKIIANMINNCLLVVVGEDTWVSSRGKLFSEIIKEYCIRNQINVLIKGYVSRERLAYFYQACDVFVQPSLHETFGWPALEAMSVGRPVIVTKTGIFFELEDLPKGISVVPPGDAKALASALNQMLGSDLSRGANSIREYCIHLVSTARYEESVERLYAHLSKKRHKPADFISTGQAT from the coding sequence CTGCGCATTGTTATCTTAACTAGAGAGTTTCCCCCCGAAGGGGAAAATTACGGGATGGCTAGATTATATTATAGATTAGCAAAATACCTCTCTGATAGAGATCATGAGGTTCATGTTGTTACACAGGCGTATAAAAGAAGTTATTTATGGAGAGACGGCAATATATTGGTGCACAGGATTGCACCTGTATCTAAAGAATTTCAAAGGGGTTCGATTTTAGGAAGAATAAGATTCCAAATATTGGCGACATTGTATCTTCACCGACTTATAAAGAAGTACAATATAGATGTAATTGATTCTCAGTATTTTTTTGCAGAATCTTTTCCATACGTGCTGTTTAAGAGCAGGCCAATTGTGTTACATTACATTGCAAGCAGTATTCAACACATTAAAGCTTATTCCTTTTTCTCACTGTTGGAGCTAGCTAAGCTAAGTCTGTCACACATGCTTGAAACATTTTGTAGTTTTTTTGCCGATGTGATTATTGCCAATTCAAACTTCAGCAGAAGAGAATTACAACAATCGTTCGTAATGCGTCTATTAACAACTAGGATTGTTGAAGTGATGGAGAATCGTCTCGACACCTCGCTATTTATTCCCGGGTCTAAAGTTGAGGCTAGGACAAAATTAGGCTTGCCACAGAATATGAAAATAGTACTTTTCGTGAATAGACTCACGCCCAGAAAGGGAGTAATGACCCTCCTTGAAGCAATGAAGATAATTGCTAATATGATTAACAATTGTTTGCTGGTGGTGGTAGGGGAAGATACATGGGTGTCGTCAAGAGGGAAACTCTTCTCTGAGATTATAAAGGAGTATTGCATTCGAAATCAGATTAATGTTTTAATTAAAGGTTATGTCTCAAGAGAGAGGCTTGCGTATTTCTATCAAGCTTGCGACGTTTTCGTTCAGCCTTCCTTACATGAGACGTTTGGATGGCCCGCTCTCGAGGCGATGAGCGTTGGTAGGCCCGTTATAGTCACCAAGACAGGTATATTTTTCGAACTTGAAGATTTACCAAAAGGTATCTCCGTAGTGCCTCCTGGTGACGCAAAGGCGCTGGCAAGCGCATTAAATCAAATGCTTGGCAGTGATTTGAGTAGAGGCGCTAACTCCATCAGGGAATACTGTATACATTTAGTGAGCACTGCTCGTTATGAGGAATCAGTTGAACGCTTATATGCTCACCTTAGTAAAAAGAGACATAAACCAGCAGATTTTATTTCTACAGGACAAGCTACATAG
- a CDS encoding Gfo/Idh/MocA family oxidoreductase, with translation MQTNKNLKVGLVGCGYIARQVHIPLWKRAKDAKLVAVCDVDKALASKTAEQFGILKSYSDLQEMLSSERLDLLDICVPPQAHASVMMQALNAGINCMVEKPFTATVDEADKVMELAEKKGLKLFVIHNHSFVPAARWLRNIVNQGKLGDITLLETHYFAPLSAERYADPKHWIHSLPGGILNSEILPHLLMLVLEYMDDVTEAQISVAKASKASYIKADELNIILTSSTGTVARVGLSFNSTVPVHSMTVTGSKGAAFLDFFTQATVFHRLPRFGQTDELTLDKYTRGKWAISDIWQRCVNFIRVSYSVLSNKYAMRTEGHRYLMDLAIQDLLNHGSYPVDISKGREVVRLVELIGKTKLYPMDA, from the coding sequence ATGCAAACCAATAAAAACTTGAAGGTGGGTCTGGTTGGTTGCGGATACATCGCGAGACAAGTCCATATTCCTCTCTGGAAAAGAGCAAAAGATGCGAAGCTGGTCGCCGTATGCGACGTAGACAAAGCCTTGGCCTCGAAGACCGCGGAACAATTTGGAATTCTCAAAAGCTATAGTGACCTCCAAGAGATGCTTAGTAGCGAAAGACTCGATCTCTTGGACATATGTGTTCCGCCGCAGGCGCACGCTTCAGTGATGATGCAAGCTCTGAATGCTGGCATTAACTGTATGGTGGAGAAGCCGTTCACAGCAACCGTGGATGAAGCTGATAAGGTAATGGAGCTAGCCGAAAAAAAGGGACTGAAGCTCTTTGTAATACACAACCACTCATTTGTGCCGGCCGCACGCTGGCTAAGGAACATAGTGAATCAGGGAAAACTCGGCGACATCACCCTACTTGAAACACACTATTTCGCCCCCCTTTCAGCAGAAAGATACGCAGATCCCAAACACTGGATCCATTCATTACCTGGTGGAATACTTAACAGCGAAATACTCCCCCACCTGCTAATGTTGGTACTTGAATACATGGACGATGTTACGGAGGCCCAGATTTCTGTTGCTAAGGCGTCCAAGGCCAGCTATATCAAAGCAGACGAGCTAAATATCATTCTTACTTCGTCCACTGGGACGGTTGCGCGTGTAGGGTTATCCTTCAATTCAACAGTACCCGTGCATTCGATGACGGTTACGGGCTCTAAAGGAGCCGCATTCTTGGACTTTTTCACACAAGCAACCGTATTTCATCGTTTACCAAGGTTCGGGCAAACAGATGAGTTGACTCTTGACAAATACACCAGAGGAAAGTGGGCCATTTCTGACATCTGGCAAAGATGTGTTAATTTTATCAGGGTCAGCTATTCCGTGTTGTCAAACAAATACGCTATGAGAACCGAGGGGCATAGATATCTTATGGATTTAGCTATACAGGACCTGCTCAATCATGGAAGCTACCCGGTCGATATTTCCAAGGGTAGGGAAGTTGTTAGATTGGTGGAGTTAATTGGAAAAACTAAACTGTACCCAATGGATGCTTGA